CAGGCGCTCGAACGAGTCGAGATCGTCGGCAAGGCGTACCAGAAGGCGTCGTCCCTCTCCGGTGGTCAGCAGCAACGGGTCGCCATCGCGCGAGCACTGGCACAGCAACCGCGGGTGATCCTCGCGGATGAACCGGTGGCCTCGCTCGATCCGCCGACCTCGCACGTCGTCATGCGGGATCTGCAGCGCATCAACGCAGAGCTCGGCATCACCGTCGTCGTCAACCTGCACTTCCTCGATCTGGCCAGGCGCTACGGCGACCGGTTGATCGGACTGCGCGACGGGAAGGTCGTGTTCGACGGCCATGGCCGCGACGCCGACGAGGCGGTGTTCGAGAGTATCTACGGCCGGTCGCTGACCGCCGAGGACGTGCTGGAAGCCAAGGCCGAACTGTGAGTGCGCCGCTGGCAACTCGCCCGGTCAAGCCGCGGTCGGCCTGGAAAACCGTTGTGGCATTCGCCATTATCGCCGGCATCACGGTCTGGGCCGGGATCGGTGTCGGTGCCGACGTGGGCGACATCATCGACAACTGGGGCAACGCGACCGGCAAACTCGTGCAGCTGATGCAGCCCGACTACTGGTTCTTCCCCGACACCGTCGACGCGATCCTCGAGACGCTGCAGATGGCCGTCATCGCGACGGCGATCGGAGCCGCGATCTCCTTTCCACTCAGTTTTGCGGCCTCACATGTCACCAATCCGAATCGACCGTTGTTGACGGTCGTGCGCGGAATCATGAATGTCGTTCGCGCAGTGCCAGATTTGCTGTACGCGGCGGTGTTGGTCGCGGTGGTCGGCACCGGCGCGCTGTCGGGAATTCTGGCGCTGATCGTGTTCAACGTCGGCATCATCGTCAAGCTCGTCTCCGAGGCACTCGACTCCGTCGATCGCGGTCCGCAGGAAGCCGCCCTCGCTGCCGGAGGAACCTGGATCGCGGCCGATCGCAGTGCTGTTGCGCCGCAGATCTTTCCGGCGTTCGTCTCGCAGAGTCTCTACACGTTGGAGCTGAACGTCCGAGCCTCGGCGGTCATCGGACTCGTCGGCGCAGGTGGCCTCGGCATGCTCATCGACAACGTCCGCACCTTCTACAAGTATCACCAGCTCAGCCTCATCATCCTCGAGATTCTCGTCATCGTCCTGGCGCTGGAACTGATCTCTTCCTGGGCCCGTCGAAAGTTGGTCGGATGAGCGTCATCGACCGCACCGCCCGCGTCACCCCGGCTCGGCCGCGGAAACCACGCAACCCCCTACGCACCGCGGTGTGGGTCGGCATCGTCGCACTGTTCGCACTGTCGTTGTACGGCATAGAGATTCGCTGGGACAGGCTGCTGGAGCTACCGCAGAACCTGGTGCGTTACGCGGGGCTGATGTTCGTCCCGCCGGACGTCTCCGCGCTGGGCAAGGCCGTCTCGGCCACCATCGAGTCGGTGCAGATGGCGTGGTTCGGAACGGTGCTCGGCATAGTCGTGTCGTTTCCGCTCAGCTTCCTCGCGGCCGCGAACATCGGGCCGCTCTGGCTGCGGTGGCCGCTGCGCGTGGTGTTCGCCGTCATCAGGGCGGTGCCCGAGGTGGTCATCGCGATTCTCATCCTGTCGGTCACCGGGCTCACCGCGTTTACCGGAGCGCTCGCCATTGCCATCGGTTCGGTGGGCACGCTCGGCAAATGGGGATACGAGGCCATCGAAGGTGCCGAGAAGGGGCCGATCGAAGCAGCCCGGGCTGCGGGTGGTTCGACGGCGCAGATCGTGCGGTGGGGACTGTGGACCGATGTCGCCCCCGAGGTGTTCGCGTTCTGGCTCTATCGCTTCGAGATCAATGTTCGTGCGTCGGCCATCCTGGGTTTGATCGGTGCAGGTGGTATCGGCAGCATGCTGGTCGACAACGTGCAGTACCGGCAGTGGGGTGCTGTGGGCATGCTGCTGATCGTCGTTGTGGTCATCACCGTGATCATCGATCAGATCTCCGGACGGGTGCGTCGCCGCATCATCGACGGACACTGGGGCCGGCAGGGAAAAGTATGAGCAAGATATGAGCATGGATCTCGCGCCGGGTGGAGTCGTCCCGCACATCCGATCGATCATTCCGTCGTTGCTGCCGGCCGAGCGGGCAGTCGCCGAGGTCTTTCTCGAACGTCCCGCCGACATCGTCGAGATGTCCTCGCAGCAGGTCGCCGACGCGGCGGGCGCTTCGCGGGCCTCGGTGGTGCGTACCTGCCAGAGTCTCGGCTTCGGCGGGTATCAGCAGTTGCGGGTGCTGCTCGCGCGTGACGCGGCGCGCGCGCTGCCCACCCAGGAGCGTTCGGCCGACGGCCCCTTCGCGATCGTCACGGAGACATTCGCCCACGTCGGTGAGTCCATCGCGGCGATGACGGCCCTACTCACCACCGAGGACGTCACGCGGGCCGTGTCCACCCTCGCCGGTGCCGAGTCCATCGTGGTCATCGGGAACGGACTCTCGGCTGCGCTGGCCGCCGATACCGACGCCCGGATGCGCTCGCTGGGTCTGCGCTCGCACGCTCCCACCGACTCCATCGCCCAGCAGGTTGCCGTCCGGCTTCTCACCGACCGTGATGTCGCCCTGATCATCAGCGGGTCCGGCGCGACGAGTGCATCGACCAAAGCCGCTCAGGCCGCCCGGGAGCGGGGAGCCACCGTGGTGTCGGTGACGTCGTTCGCTCGCTCGACCCTCGCGGCCGCGTCGGACATCGCCTTGGTGGTGGGCATGCGAGATCTCAGTTTTCAGCGCGAACTTGCTGTCACCAGCCGGATTCCGCACGTGATCCTGCTCGAGGGGCTGATGGCCGCGCTGACCGACGCGTTGGGAGACAAGGCGTCCGCAGCGATGGCCGCCACGCTCGAAGTCATTTCCGGCAATCTCGGTGAGTGAAGCGTCACCTGTGGTCGGTGACACCGTCGCACCGGTGTGCACGCTAGGTTCACTACGGTAGAAGGCGAGCAGCGGCGCTGAAGCCGCTGCCGCCGGCATGTCGACGACAGGACAGGGACCAACATCGTGAGTACAGACGACGCTGCCGTAGCAACGGTCGTTGCCGGAGTCGACCTGGGTGACCCGGAGCTCGCGCGATCCGTCGCCGACGGCCTCGCACGCGTCGAAGAGCTGATGATCAGCGAACTCTCCGATGGAGAAGAGTTCCTGACCGAGGCCGCGCTGCACCTGGCCAAGGCCGGCGGAAAGCGGTTCCGGCCCCTGTTCACGGTGCTCACCGGCCAGCTGGGACCGTCACCGACAGACCCCGCGATCGTCACCGCCGCCACGGTTGTCGAACTGGTTCATCTCGCGACGCTCTATCACGACGACGTCATGGACGAGGCGTCGATGCGCCGAGGTGCGGAGAGCGCGAACTCACGCTGGGGCAACAGTGTGGCGATTCTCGCGGGCGACTACC
The nucleotide sequence above comes from Rhodococcoides fascians A25f. Encoded proteins:
- the phnC gene encoding phosphonate ABC transporter ATP-binding protein; the encoded protein is MSGDSIAFDDVSVTYAGGHTALDGVTLEIPAGQMVAVVGLSGAGKSTLIRTINGLVPVTSGAVTVGDRAVNSLSSKGLRDLRGDIGMIFQGFNLAKRTSVLNNVMMGRLHSSPMWRTLLGAWSAEDTELGMQALERVEIVGKAYQKASSLSGGQQQRVAIARALAQQPRVILADEPVASLDPPTSHVVMRDLQRINAELGITVVVNLHFLDLARRYGDRLIGLRDGKVVFDGHGRDADEAVFESIYGRSLTAEDVLEAKAEL
- the phnE gene encoding phosphonate ABC transporter, permease protein PhnE, whose amino-acid sequence is MSAPLATRPVKPRSAWKTVVAFAIIAGITVWAGIGVGADVGDIIDNWGNATGKLVQLMQPDYWFFPDTVDAILETLQMAVIATAIGAAISFPLSFAASHVTNPNRPLLTVVRGIMNVVRAVPDLLYAAVLVAVVGTGALSGILALIVFNVGIIVKLVSEALDSVDRGPQEAALAAGGTWIAADRSAVAPQIFPAFVSQSLYTLELNVRASAVIGLVGAGGLGMLIDNVRTFYKYHQLSLIILEILVIVLALELISSWARRKLVG
- the phnE gene encoding phosphonate ABC transporter, permease protein PhnE, whose amino-acid sequence is MSVIDRTARVTPARPRKPRNPLRTAVWVGIVALFALSLYGIEIRWDRLLELPQNLVRYAGLMFVPPDVSALGKAVSATIESVQMAWFGTVLGIVVSFPLSFLAAANIGPLWLRWPLRVVFAVIRAVPEVVIAILILSVTGLTAFTGALAIAIGSVGTLGKWGYEAIEGAEKGPIEAARAAGGSTAQIVRWGLWTDVAPEVFAFWLYRFEINVRASAILGLIGAGGIGSMLVDNVQYRQWGAVGMLLIVVVVITVIIDQISGRVRRRIIDGHWGRQGKV
- a CDS encoding MurR/RpiR family transcriptional regulator; its protein translation is MSMDLAPGGVVPHIRSIIPSLLPAERAVAEVFLERPADIVEMSSQQVADAAGASRASVVRTCQSLGFGGYQQLRVLLARDAARALPTQERSADGPFAIVTETFAHVGESIAAMTALLTTEDVTRAVSTLAGAESIVVIGNGLSAALAADTDARMRSLGLRSHAPTDSIAQQVAVRLLTDRDVALIISGSGATSASTKAAQAARERGATVVSVTSFARSTLAAASDIALVVGMRDLSFQRELAVTSRIPHVILLEGLMAALTDALGDKASAAMAATLEVISGNLGE